A region from the Sandaracinus amylolyticus genome encodes:
- the polA gene encoding DNA polymerase I translates to MAAAVLPPPGDPKTLYVMDLSGYVFRAYHAVPPLSNSKGEPTHAVHGVTAMMNKLITQRRPTYFAVAVDSRAPSFRKAIYPDYKATRKERPADLEQQADRVLEIAHAYQIPCLAEEGMEADDVIATVVKQARAMGLTVVIASADKDLLQLIQDGVVMLDSMRDRVYGPDETVEKMGVRPEQVRDYLSLTGDSSDNVPGVPGVGPKTAVQLLGQYETLDGIYAQVDAVDKKSIREKLIANKDKAYLSQQLVTLKDDVAIDLDLERLRYGGADVPKLRQLFTDLELHRAKDELERTLGREVPRGALETAPSKPAARAEIVTKPKGAAPPRLAVKSALAGDLDALRAALDAARASGGVAIHTLIEGDDPLRAQVVGVALGWREVDEVAESVEARAAYAPIGHVYLGRPDQLALDRVTELLRPVLEDRELAKRAHDLKREALVWSRRGVHIRIGEDDFDTMIASYLLDAERHAHGIEEVARLDLGDDLASLESMLPKVRGQKPRLSELEVERAMAAGTTRAALILDLEALQRQRLDEEALGELMRSMEMPLAGVLADMEQCGVRIDTAHLAQLDVGAEARVKELEKRCHEAAGHEFNVSSPRALESVLFDELKLPVIKRTKTSRSTDHEVLEELAPMHPLPDAILELRMLQKLRGTYLEALPRQIDPADQRVHTRFNQAVAATGRLSSSDPNLQNIPIRTDEGRAIRDAFVAADGFEILSADYSQIELRVLAHASGDAELVDAFTTNADVHVRTATALFGVEPEGVTREMRGRAKTVNFAVIYGQTEFALARNLRIDRAEARRYIDAFFVRYAGVTRYLQDLVHEARTTGAVRTLLGRKRVVPDIDSRNRALRFAAERIAKNTPIQGSAADILKRAMIGIHDELAARALRSRMILTVHDELVLEVATDEKDAVAKLVREKMETAFPLQVPLVVEMGFGTTWGAAH, encoded by the coding sequence ATGGCCGCTGCGGTCCTCCCGCCTCCGGGCGATCCCAAGACGCTCTACGTGATGGATCTGTCGGGGTACGTCTTCCGCGCGTACCACGCCGTCCCTCCGCTCTCGAACAGCAAGGGCGAGCCCACGCACGCGGTGCACGGCGTCACCGCGATGATGAACAAGCTGATCACGCAGCGACGCCCGACGTACTTCGCGGTCGCCGTCGACTCGCGCGCGCCCTCGTTCCGCAAGGCGATCTACCCGGACTACAAGGCGACCCGCAAAGAGCGCCCCGCCGACCTCGAGCAGCAAGCGGATCGCGTGCTCGAGATCGCGCACGCCTACCAGATCCCGTGCCTCGCCGAAGAGGGCATGGAGGCCGACGACGTCATCGCGACCGTCGTGAAGCAGGCGCGCGCGATGGGCCTCACCGTCGTCATCGCGAGCGCCGACAAGGACCTCCTGCAGCTGATCCAGGACGGCGTCGTGATGCTCGACTCGATGCGCGATCGCGTCTACGGGCCCGACGAGACCGTCGAGAAGATGGGCGTGCGCCCCGAGCAGGTGCGTGACTACCTCTCGCTCACCGGCGACTCGAGCGACAACGTGCCCGGCGTGCCCGGCGTCGGACCGAAGACCGCGGTCCAGCTGCTCGGCCAGTACGAGACGCTCGACGGCATCTACGCGCAGGTCGACGCCGTCGACAAGAAGTCGATCCGCGAGAAGCTGATCGCCAACAAGGACAAGGCGTACCTCTCGCAGCAGCTCGTCACGCTGAAGGACGACGTCGCGATCGACCTCGACCTCGAGCGCCTCCGCTACGGCGGCGCCGACGTGCCCAAGCTGCGCCAGCTCTTCACCGATCTCGAGCTGCACCGCGCGAAGGACGAGCTCGAGCGCACGCTCGGCCGCGAGGTCCCGCGCGGCGCGCTCGAGACCGCGCCGAGCAAGCCCGCCGCGCGCGCCGAGATCGTCACCAAGCCCAAGGGCGCTGCGCCGCCGCGCCTCGCGGTGAAGAGCGCGCTCGCCGGGGACCTCGACGCGCTCCGCGCCGCGCTCGATGCCGCGCGCGCGAGCGGCGGCGTCGCGATCCACACGCTGATCGAGGGCGACGATCCGCTGCGCGCCCAGGTCGTCGGCGTCGCGCTCGGGTGGCGTGAGGTCGACGAGGTCGCGGAGAGCGTCGAGGCGCGCGCGGCGTACGCGCCGATCGGCCACGTCTATCTCGGCCGTCCCGATCAGCTCGCGCTCGATCGGGTGACCGAGCTGCTGCGCCCGGTGCTCGAGGACCGCGAGCTCGCGAAGCGCGCGCACGATCTCAAGCGCGAGGCCCTCGTCTGGTCGCGGCGCGGCGTGCACATCCGCATCGGCGAGGACGACTTCGACACGATGATCGCGAGCTATCTGCTCGACGCGGAGCGCCACGCGCACGGCATCGAGGAGGTCGCGCGCCTCGACCTCGGCGACGATCTCGCGTCGCTCGAGTCGATGCTCCCGAAGGTGCGCGGACAGAAGCCGCGCCTCTCCGAGCTCGAGGTCGAGCGCGCGATGGCCGCGGGCACCACGCGCGCCGCGCTGATCCTCGACCTCGAGGCGCTCCAGCGACAGCGGCTCGACGAAGAGGCGCTCGGCGAGCTGATGCGCTCGATGGAGATGCCGCTCGCGGGCGTGCTCGCCGACATGGAGCAGTGCGGCGTGCGCATCGACACCGCGCACCTCGCGCAGCTCGACGTCGGCGCCGAGGCGCGCGTGAAGGAGCTCGAGAAGCGCTGCCACGAGGCCGCCGGGCACGAGTTCAACGTGAGCTCGCCGCGCGCGCTCGAGAGCGTGCTCTTCGACGAGCTGAAGCTCCCGGTCATCAAGCGCACCAAGACCTCGCGCTCCACCGACCACGAGGTGCTCGAGGAGCTCGCGCCGATGCACCCGCTGCCCGACGCGATCCTCGAGCTGCGCATGCTGCAGAAGCTGCGCGGCACGTACCTCGAGGCGCTCCCGCGCCAGATCGATCCCGCCGACCAGCGCGTGCACACGCGCTTCAACCAGGCGGTCGCGGCGACCGGCCGTCTGAGCTCGAGCGATCCGAACCTCCAGAACATCCCGATCCGCACCGACGAAGGCCGCGCGATCCGCGACGCGTTCGTCGCCGCCGACGGCTTCGAGATCCTCAGCGCCGACTACTCGCAGATCGAGCTGCGCGTGCTCGCGCACGCGAGCGGCGACGCGGAGCTCGTCGACGCGTTCACGACGAACGCCGACGTCCACGTGCGCACCGCGACCGCGCTCTTCGGCGTGGAGCCCGAGGGAGTCACGCGCGAGATGCGCGGCCGCGCGAAGACCGTGAACTTCGCGGTGATCTACGGCCAGACCGAGTTCGCGCTGGCGCGCAACCTGCGCATCGATCGCGCGGAGGCGCGCCGCTACATCGACGCGTTCTTCGTGCGCTACGCCGGCGTCACGCGGTACCTCCAGGACCTCGTGCACGAGGCGCGCACCACCGGCGCGGTGCGCACGCTGCTCGGCCGCAAGCGCGTGGTGCCCGACATCGACAGCCGCAACCGCGCGCTGCGCTTCGCGGCGGAGCGCATCGCGAAGAACACGCCGATCCAGGGCAGCGCGGCGGACATCCTCAAGCGCGCGATGATCGGCATCCACGACGAGCTCGCCGCGCGCGCGCTGCGCAGCCGGATGATCCTCACGGTGCACGACGAGCTCGTGCTGGAGGTCGCGACCGACGAGAAGGACGCCGTCGCGAAGCTGGTCCGCGAGAAGATGGAGACCGCGTTCCCGCTGCAGGTGCCGCTCGTCGTCGAGATGGGCTTCGGCACGACGTGGGGCGCCGCGCACTGA
- a CDS encoding sulfatase gives MSRTKLFCLLAIAISTGIAGLVGCGPSSEASTEGSAESDTAAAAGPQGAAPAAAASLRMQQDLLDIAHLADVDHHGLYVDFGTPARMKYTIGHWRTGWGSDGADGDETFTHATDASRVYFSMRQAGPVTMRVRMRPIGSRRLQVFVNNRSLPEGIQLAEGAEFRDYDIAIPADMIRAGENALLLRFGGTTRVGDENVSVAVSSIRFIPGTPTEGERFLAPDLAALVAQIDVGGTERRAIAVRAPTTVTYHLEVPQGGRLVLGVGGEGTVAGARARIVVQPEGGEAAEVYSAAVGNRWDDQNVDLTRFAGQVVRLELIAEGTGEGGRVAWSVPGIMVAPPQVAELRPVRNVVVLLIDTLRASKLRPFNPQSRVRTPVLERIAQEGTVFEAAQSQENWTKPSVASVLTGLTPSTHGAKTDAARVPDSAELVSEVFDGAGFATGSFLANGYVSDRFGFRQGWDHYVNYIRDNRSTEAEDVFREAGDFIEQHKDERFFVYIQTIDPHVPYDPPAEFLSMYDSRTDYAGQVRPRMTGELLERAKRNPPEVTFDASDRRRLEALHDGEISYHDRELGRFLERLQQLGVGEDTLLVITSDHGEEFNEHNSWGHGHSLYQELINVPLIFWRPGVVPAQRVAHTVSTMQISPTVLELAQVQGLRNAEGRALTPELRGEIPAGPQVAFSDFLDDRRAIRAGRWKLILRGHNPTMFDLQSDPGEQRELDMNRHPIAARYLRVLIGQYLGAIDRGNWLSADQRARTQLGTESIEIDPVLCAQLRELGYGCTEGTAPPSAVGQTD, from the coding sequence ATGTCGCGCACGAAGCTGTTCTGCCTGCTCGCGATCGCGATCAGCACGGGGATCGCCGGTCTCGTCGGATGTGGACCGAGCTCCGAGGCGAGCACGGAGGGCAGCGCCGAGAGTGACACCGCCGCCGCCGCGGGCCCCCAGGGCGCCGCCCCGGCCGCCGCGGCCTCGCTGCGCATGCAGCAGGACCTGCTCGACATCGCGCACCTCGCCGACGTCGACCACCACGGCCTCTACGTCGACTTCGGCACGCCGGCGCGCATGAAGTACACGATCGGCCACTGGCGCACCGGCTGGGGCTCGGACGGCGCCGACGGCGACGAGACGTTCACCCACGCGACCGACGCGTCGCGCGTGTACTTCTCGATGCGCCAGGCCGGCCCGGTGACGATGCGCGTCCGCATGCGCCCGATCGGCTCGCGGCGCCTCCAGGTCTTCGTCAACAACCGCTCGCTCCCCGAGGGCATCCAGCTCGCCGAGGGCGCCGAGTTCCGCGACTACGACATCGCGATCCCCGCCGACATGATCCGCGCGGGCGAGAACGCGCTGCTCCTCCGCTTCGGCGGCACCACGCGCGTCGGCGACGAGAACGTCTCGGTCGCGGTCAGCTCGATCCGCTTCATCCCCGGCACGCCCACCGAGGGCGAGCGCTTCCTCGCGCCCGATCTCGCGGCGCTCGTCGCGCAGATCGACGTCGGCGGCACCGAGCGCCGCGCGATCGCGGTGCGCGCCCCCACCACCGTCACGTATCACCTCGAGGTCCCGCAGGGCGGTCGCCTCGTGCTCGGCGTCGGCGGCGAGGGCACGGTCGCCGGCGCGCGCGCGCGCATCGTCGTGCAGCCCGAGGGCGGCGAGGCCGCCGAGGTCTACTCGGCCGCCGTGGGCAACCGCTGGGACGATCAGAACGTCGACCTCACGCGCTTCGCGGGCCAGGTCGTGCGCCTCGAGCTCATCGCCGAGGGCACGGGCGAGGGCGGCCGCGTCGCGTGGTCGGTCCCCGGCATCATGGTGGCGCCCCCGCAGGTCGCGGAGCTCCGCCCGGTGCGCAACGTCGTCGTGCTCCTCATCGACACGCTGCGCGCGAGCAAGCTGCGCCCGTTCAACCCGCAGTCGCGCGTGCGCACGCCGGTCCTCGAGCGCATCGCGCAGGAGGGCACCGTCTTCGAGGCGGCGCAGTCGCAGGAGAACTGGACGAAGCCGAGCGTCGCGTCGGTGCTCACCGGCCTCACGCCTTCGACCCACGGCGCGAAGACCGACGCCGCGCGCGTCCCCGACAGCGCCGAGCTCGTCAGCGAGGTGTTCGACGGCGCGGGCTTCGCGACCGGCTCGTTCCTCGCGAACGGCTACGTCTCGGATCGCTTCGGGTTCCGCCAGGGCTGGGACCACTACGTCAACTACATCCGCGACAACCGCAGCACCGAGGCCGAGGACGTCTTCCGCGAGGCGGGTGACTTCATCGAGCAGCACAAGGACGAGCGCTTCTTCGTCTACATCCAGACGATCGATCCGCACGTCCCCTACGACCCGCCGGCCGAGTTCCTCTCGATGTACGACTCGCGTACGGACTACGCGGGCCAGGTGCGCCCCCGCATGACGGGCGAGCTGCTCGAGCGCGCGAAGCGCAACCCGCCCGAGGTCACGTTCGACGCGAGCGATCGCCGCCGCCTCGAGGCGCTCCACGACGGCGAGATCAGCTACCACGATCGCGAGCTCGGCCGCTTCCTCGAGCGCCTCCAGCAGCTCGGCGTGGGCGAGGACACGCTGCTCGTCATCACCTCCGATCACGGCGAGGAGTTCAACGAGCACAACAGCTGGGGCCACGGCCACAGCCTCTATCAGGAGCTCATCAACGTCCCGCTGATCTTCTGGCGCCCCGGCGTCGTCCCCGCGCAGCGCGTCGCGCACACCGTCAGCACCATGCAGATCTCGCCGACGGTGCTCGAGCTCGCGCAGGTCCAGGGTCTGCGCAACGCCGAGGGGCGCGCGCTCACGCCCGAGCTCCGCGGTGAGATCCCGGCGGGCCCCCAGGTCGCGTTCAGCGACTTCCTCGACGATCGCCGCGCGATCCGCGCCGGTCGCTGGAAGCTGATCCTCCGCGGCCACAACCCGACGATGTTCGACCTGCAGAGCGACCCCGGCGAGCAGCGCGAGCTCGACATGAACCGCCACCCGATCGCGGCGCGCTACCTGCGCGTGCTGATCGGCCAGTACCTCGGCGCGATCGATCGCGGGAATTGGCTCAGCGCGGATCAGCGCGCCCGCACGCAGCTCGGCACGGAGTCGATCGAGATCGATCCCGTGCTCTGCGCGCAGCTGCGCGAGCTGGGTTACGGCTGCACCGAGGGAACCGCGCCGCCTTCGGCGGTCGGCCAGACCGACTGA
- a CDS encoding alpha/beta fold hydrolase yields the protein MLVETRRCGRLYVDVRGEGSPIVLWPSVLCSGAMWSSIPEELSRAHRVINIDGPGHGRSARVREPYTLDDNVDAALAVLDACGVRRAVWCGLSWGAMVGMRLALRAPERISGLVLIDGNADREVPEKLPAYRAMAMISRVLGPIPPLLDRLEPIYFSPYSLRANRPIVDAFRRGVASMDRESIRRAVDAVILGREDLRPQLPRIEAPTLVVVGADDVATPRARSEDIVSGIRGARLVQIPRAGHLSAWEQPDAVREAIEGFLATLAPQGARRTA from the coding sequence ATGCTGGTCGAGACGCGACGCTGCGGGCGGCTCTACGTCGACGTGCGAGGCGAAGGATCGCCCATCGTCCTCTGGCCCTCGGTGCTCTGCAGCGGCGCGATGTGGAGCTCCATCCCCGAGGAGCTCTCGCGCGCGCATCGCGTCATCAACATCGACGGTCCGGGGCACGGTCGGAGCGCGCGGGTGCGCGAGCCGTACACGCTCGACGACAACGTCGACGCCGCGCTCGCGGTGCTGGACGCGTGCGGCGTGCGCCGCGCGGTGTGGTGCGGGCTGTCGTGGGGCGCGATGGTCGGCATGCGCCTCGCGTTGCGGGCGCCGGAGCGCATCTCGGGGCTCGTGCTGATCGACGGCAACGCGGACCGCGAGGTCCCGGAGAAGCTCCCGGCGTACCGCGCGATGGCGATGATCTCGCGTGTGCTCGGCCCGATCCCACCGCTGCTCGATCGGCTCGAGCCGATCTACTTCTCGCCGTACTCGCTGCGCGCGAACCGCCCGATCGTCGACGCGTTCCGGCGCGGCGTCGCGTCGATGGATCGCGAGTCGATCCGCCGCGCGGTCGACGCGGTGATCCTCGGACGCGAGGACCTGCGCCCGCAGCTTCCGCGCATCGAGGCGCCGACGCTCGTGGTGGTGGGCGCCGACGACGTCGCGACCCCACGCGCGCGCTCCGAGGACATCGTCTCGGGCATCCGCGGCGCGCGTCTGGTGCAGATCCCGCGCGCGGGCCATCTGAGCGCGTGGGAGCAGCCCGACGCGGTCCGCGAAGCGATCGAGGGCTTCCTCGCGACGCTCGCACCCCAGGGCGCCCGCCGCACGGCGTGA
- the obgE gene encoding GTPase ObgE: MRFVDEVTVEVKGGDGGNGAVAFRREKFVPFGGPSGGDGGDGGDVVFRADERLSTLLDLRYRRKLIAKNGESGRGKDQYGAAGEDLVVRVPIGTQVFDAETGTPVADLDANDKEFIIARGGRGGRGNIHFATPQDRAPRRAEPGEPGEQKKLRIELKLLADVGLLGYPNVGKSTLISRISRARPKIADYPFTTLVPNLGVAAIGERSFVVADIPGIIEGAAEGAGLGHRFLKHVERTRVLLHILTLDPDPDRKPLQDYDVLLNELERFDPELAQRPMIVAVSKIDIPDVKKRVSAIRRGMKTRGVDKVLAFSAATGEGIDELLHEIVRVLDAHPVAPTPRAQPLGRPGRATSELDDEGDDVGGDVEYVE, translated from the coding sequence ATGAGGTTCGTCGACGAGGTCACGGTCGAGGTGAAGGGAGGCGACGGCGGCAACGGCGCCGTCGCGTTCCGCCGCGAGAAGTTCGTGCCCTTCGGCGGCCCGTCCGGTGGCGACGGCGGCGACGGCGGCGACGTCGTCTTCCGCGCCGACGAGCGCCTCTCGACGCTCCTCGACCTCCGGTACCGCCGCAAGCTCATCGCCAAGAACGGCGAGAGCGGCCGCGGCAAGGATCAGTACGGCGCGGCCGGCGAGGACCTCGTCGTCCGAGTCCCGATCGGCACCCAGGTCTTCGACGCCGAAACCGGAACCCCGGTCGCCGATCTCGACGCAAACGACAAAGAATTCATCATCGCCCGCGGCGGCCGCGGCGGCCGCGGCAACATCCACTTCGCGACCCCGCAGGATCGCGCCCCGCGTCGCGCCGAGCCCGGCGAGCCCGGCGAGCAGAAGAAGCTCCGCATCGAGCTCAAGCTCCTCGCGGACGTCGGCCTCCTCGGGTACCCGAACGTCGGCAAGAGCACGCTCATCTCGCGCATCTCGCGCGCCCGCCCGAAGATCGCGGACTACCCGTTCACCACCCTCGTCCCGAACCTCGGTGTCGCCGCCATCGGCGAGCGCAGCTTCGTCGTCGCCGACATCCCCGGCATCATCGAGGGCGCGGCCGAGGGCGCCGGCCTCGGCCATCGCTTCCTCAAGCACGTCGAGCGCACGCGCGTCCTCCTCCACATCCTCACGCTCGATCCCGATCCCGATCGCAAGCCGCTCCAGGACTACGACGTCCTCCTGAACGAGCTCGAGCGCTTCGACCCCGAGCTCGCCCAGCGCCCGATGATCGTCGCCGTGAGCAAGATCGACATTCCCGACGTCAAGAAGCGCGTCTCCGCGATCCGTCGCGGCATGAAGACGCGCGGCGTCGACAAGGTGCTCGCCTTCTCCGCGGCGACCGGCGAAGGCATCGACGAGCTCCTCCACGAGATCGTCCGCGTGCTCGACGCGCACCCCGTCGCACCGACGCCGCGCGCACAGCCGCTCGGCCGCCCCGGCCGCGCGACCAGCGAGCTCGACGACGAAGGCGACGACGTCGGCGGCGACGTGGAGTACGTGGAGTGA
- a CDS encoding response regulator, protein MGSESSRPTPLGVARARFVDGLPRKAGELRGSIALLAATPAEERPREELRRRLHALYASAQVFQIAPLTNALKDAIARLDRARDEKRALEGADLDALASLAATLPLLGQAEPTPDVHGDEEPADVEIPAAPRVPRAPAPRRNTLELAGAATQPPPSDSEAPPARESERPRPLRERATTLRGLPTATDVESPTPILITPRSSPPPPVAVPAPPPARAVQNVLSILVVDAAEWQARARAVLPAERFEVLGAADPEEALRLARSSAPDAVLVDHTVLSRTGVDLVRRLRDDPLTDFVPVIALAPASATVDPIALRERGADEVLLKPFDATALETTLARLTGEGGRGVAGLAGEHTIEEVASRIADEVKRGLVESADRGRDLRVPLGDGAEVLAAAWSAIGRVRAHLAQRSGGRLHFRDDRAPGGPAFLALVDEEDTPEPKSAPVSLRDRHAIVVDDDPAVVWFFAGLLREEGVVVDEASDGAEALDIARRRRPDLVVSDILMPRLDGFALTRELKRDPALADVPVILLSWKEDFLQRMRELQSGASGYLRKESGAQQILECVRDVLRPRARLEAQLRAGGDVRGRLERIGILPLIQTAAQHRPDARITVRDAWNLFEIDLRAGNLVDLTRTASDGSFSRGPRVLVPLLGATAGRFAIADAEGPVRASIKEPLDAVLRKGAAAIGALVDAVSGKGLALAAHVELDDDVLASLLRASPDALRAMVAKLRGPGGPRALLTEGSVAPHELESAMLDLARQGAILAVRGPDGEDRIAAAGAARGEIELPMRTPSLVPGEGASTLAPPSLPSAPPDVAAAMVEDESSGPELSWLSSEETTGEIVAEAHRMASEPPKPSAGMLELDAPEIDPFARKKQEETSLEALSASLPEPEPEPERPAATAAPEPPPEPPPAAEPKPPAPLMPPPSTPVKKPAPAAAAAPSESGGMGWFGWAILLAVLAFAGFVAYRNLIAGPVADSTPETSADADAEAPPEATPVAPATASAPTREPTAAEPTTPDSTAPEPATPATQVRSYGEDLAGIDPALGVEATPDQGVVLVTPLEGGAPLRVRIGDRELSVGADPVALALPEGVHEITFLRGDGSSFRFVHVAPGRTRRVAAP, encoded by the coding sequence ATGGGTTCCGAGAGCTCTCGTCCGACGCCGCTGGGCGTTGCCCGCGCACGGTTCGTCGACGGTCTTCCGCGCAAGGCCGGCGAGCTGCGCGGCTCGATCGCGCTGCTCGCGGCGACGCCTGCCGAGGAGCGTCCTCGCGAGGAGCTCCGCCGTCGTCTCCACGCGCTCTACGCCTCTGCGCAGGTCTTCCAGATCGCGCCGCTCACCAACGCGCTCAAGGACGCGATCGCCCGTCTCGATCGCGCGCGCGACGAGAAGCGCGCCCTCGAGGGCGCCGATCTCGACGCGCTCGCGTCCCTCGCCGCGACGCTCCCGCTCCTCGGTCAGGCCGAGCCCACCCCCGATGTCCACGGCGACGAAGAGCCCGCCGACGTCGAGATCCCGGCGGCACCCCGCGTGCCGCGCGCCCCCGCACCGCGCCGCAACACGCTCGAGCTCGCCGGCGCGGCCACCCAGCCGCCGCCCTCCGACAGCGAGGCGCCGCCCGCGCGCGAGAGCGAGCGCCCGCGCCCCCTCCGCGAGCGCGCGACGACCCTGCGCGGCCTTCCCACGGCGACCGACGTTGAGTCTCCGACCCCCATCCTCATCACCCCGCGCTCGTCGCCGCCGCCCCCGGTCGCGGTCCCGGCGCCCCCGCCGGCGCGTGCCGTCCAGAACGTCCTCAGCATCCTCGTCGTCGACGCCGCCGAGTGGCAGGCGAGGGCGCGCGCGGTGCTCCCGGCCGAGCGCTTCGAGGTCCTCGGGGCCGCCGACCCCGAAGAGGCGCTCCGCCTCGCCCGCTCGAGCGCGCCCGACGCGGTGCTCGTCGATCACACCGTCCTCTCTCGCACCGGCGTCGACCTCGTCCGCCGTCTCCGCGACGATCCCCTCACCGACTTCGTGCCCGTCATCGCGCTCGCGCCCGCCAGCGCGACCGTCGACCCGATCGCCTTGCGCGAGCGCGGCGCCGACGAGGTCCTCCTCAAGCCCTTCGACGCGACCGCGCTCGAGACCACGCTCGCACGCCTCACCGGCGAAGGCGGGCGCGGCGTCGCCGGCCTCGCCGGCGAGCACACGATCGAAGAGGTCGCCTCCCGCATCGCCGACGAGGTCAAGCGCGGCCTCGTCGAGAGCGCCGATCGCGGCCGCGATCTCCGCGTACCGCTCGGCGACGGCGCCGAAGTCCTCGCCGCCGCCTGGTCCGCGATCGGCCGCGTCCGCGCGCACCTCGCTCAGCGGAGTGGAGGACGCCTCCACTTCCGAGACGACCGCGCGCCCGGTGGCCCCGCGTTCCTCGCGCTCGTCGACGAGGAGGACACGCCGGAGCCGAAGTCCGCGCCGGTGAGCCTCCGCGACCGCCACGCGATCGTCGTCGACGACGATCCCGCCGTCGTCTGGTTCTTCGCCGGCCTGCTCCGCGAGGAAGGCGTCGTCGTCGACGAGGCCAGCGACGGCGCGGAGGCCCTCGACATCGCGCGACGTCGCCGCCCCGACCTCGTCGTCAGCGACATCCTCATGCCGCGCCTCGACGGCTTCGCGCTCACCCGCGAGCTCAAGCGCGATCCCGCGCTCGCCGACGTGCCCGTCATCCTGCTCTCGTGGAAGGAGGACTTCCTCCAGCGCATGCGCGAGCTGCAGTCCGGCGCGAGCGGCTATCTGCGCAAGGAATCCGGCGCGCAGCAGATCCTCGAGTGCGTTCGCGACGTTCTGCGTCCCCGCGCCCGCCTGGAGGCGCAGCTCCGCGCCGGAGGCGACGTGCGCGGACGCCTCGAGCGCATCGGCATCCTCCCGCTGATCCAGACCGCGGCGCAGCATCGCCCGGACGCGCGCATCACCGTCCGCGACGCGTGGAACCTCTTCGAGATCGATCTGCGCGCCGGCAACCTCGTCGATCTCACGCGCACCGCCAGCGACGGATCGTTCAGCCGTGGGCCGCGCGTGCTCGTGCCGCTGCTCGGCGCGACCGCCGGTCGCTTCGCGATCGCCGACGCGGAGGGCCCGGTCCGCGCGAGCATCAAGGAGCCGCTCGACGCCGTGCTCCGCAAGGGCGCGGCTGCGATCGGCGCGCTCGTCGACGCGGTCTCGGGCAAGGGCCTCGCGCTCGCCGCGCACGTGGAGCTCGACGACGACGTGCTCGCGTCGCTGCTGCGCGCGTCCCCCGACGCGCTGCGCGCGATGGTCGCGAAGCTCCGCGGCCCGGGCGGTCCGCGCGCGCTCCTGACCGAGGGCAGCGTCGCGCCGCACGAGCTCGAGTCGGCGATGCTCGATCTCGCGCGTCAGGGCGCGATCCTCGCGGTGCGCGGCCCCGACGGCGAGGACCGCATCGCGGCCGCCGGAGCGGCGCGCGGCGAGATCGAGCTGCCGATGCGCACGCCGAGCCTGGTCCCGGGCGAGGGCGCGTCGACGCTCGCGCCGCCTTCGTTGCCCTCCGCGCCGCCCGACGTCGCCGCGGCGATGGTCGAGGACGAGAGCAGCGGCCCCGAGCTGAGCTGGCTCTCGAGCGAAGAGACCACCGGCGAGATCGTCGCCGAGGCGCATCGCATGGCGAGCGAGCCTCCGAAGCCGAGCGCCGGGATGCTCGAGCTGGACGCGCCGGAGATCGACCCGTTCGCGCGCAAGAAGCAGGAGGAGACGTCGCTCGAGGCGCTCTCCGCGAGCCTTCCGGAGCCCGAGCCCGAGCCGGAGCGCCCGGCCGCGACCGCTGCCCCCGAGCCTCCGCCCGAGCCGCCGCCGGCGGCGGAGCCCAAGCCGCCGGCCCCGCTGATGCCGCCGCCCAGCACGCCCGTGAAGAAGCCTGCCCCCGCGGCCGCGGCTGCGCCGTCCGAGAGCGGCGGCATGGGGTGGTTCGGCTGGGCCATCCTGCTCGCGGTGCTCGCCTTCGCGGGGTTCGTCGCCTACCGGAACCTGATCGCCGGCCCCGTCGCCGACTCCACGCCCGAGACGTCCGCCGACGCGGACGCCGAGGCCCCGCCCGAAGCAACCCCGGTCGCGCCGGCGACCGCGTCCGCGCCCACCCGGGAGCCCACGGCAGCGGAGCCCACCACGCCCGATTCCACCGCGCCGGAGCCCGCCACTCCTGCGACCCAGGTTCGCAGTTACGGCGAAGATCTCGCGGGCATCGACCCCGCGCTCGGCGTCGAGGCGACGCCCGACCAGGGCGTCGTCCTCGTCACTCCGCTCGAAGGCGGCGCGCCCCTGCGTGTGCGCATCGGCGACCGCGAGCTCTCGGTCGGCGCCGACCCGGTCGCCCTCGCGCTCCCCGAAGGCGTCCACGAGATCACGTTCCTCCGCGGCGACGGCTCGTCGTTCCGCTTCGTGCACGTCGCCCCGGGCCGCACCCGCCGCGTCGCCGCGCCCTGA